TTGCAGGAGTCGAGCATCGGTGTCGTCCCAGAGCCCTGAGCGCAGCGCCTGGCCCCGGCGGGCGGCAGCGCCATTTTCGGGTGAATGAATGAGAAAAGGGTAAAACCCTTGCGGGACGGCGGCCACGGTGCAGGGGGCGCTGGGATTTGTAGTCTGGAGCCTGGACCACGTGCGGGGGCTGCGGCGTCCTTGTGTTTACCCTTACTTGAGGCATACTTATactaagaaaagggaaaaaatgtgatTCATTAGAAATTAAAGTTTAGTCCCTGGGTGTCCTATTGATGTTTCCCTAACCTGACAGCTTGGTGTCTCGAGGCCAGGGGCCCGTGATCATCAGTAGCCCACACCCCCTTGCACAGGTGGGAAGACTGAGGCCAAGGGTGCAGccagagccccagccctcatgttGACATCCCAAGCTCCGGTGAGGTCACCCAAGGCCTCCCTTCGGTACTCTCTGAGAAGTGGCATTTGTACTAAGTAAAAGcacaagttcaaatcccagctcctctCTTTCCCAGCTTTGTGCCCTGGGACAAgttgcttcacctctctgagcctcagtttcctcagctgtCAAATATGATGACAAGTAGCTGCAGTTCCTCACCCACCACCAGAGGCATGTGAGGATTTGAAGTCATCAGTGCAAACTGGTTAGAGAAAGAGCCGCTGCCGTAAGCGCTCAGTCTGTGTTGGTGTTCTGAGAAGGTGCGGACGGGTATGGACGTCGGGCAGATGCGCCGGCACCTGATCCTGGACGTGGCTTCTGGGGTGTCTACACGGCAGGctccccctcctcccaggccCAGCAGATCCCAGAATGCTGACACACAGTGGTCGCATGGATGGGTAGTGGCGCCCCCAGCAGACCAGCCGAGCACCCCGTCTGCGGACCCTGCTCCGGCTGCCCCAGGCCTCTCCAGGGAGGCCCTGGGTGCAGGAGGTGAGCAGCATGGGAGCTGATCCTGGTGTGCGTGCCTCTCACTGGCCCCGTCCCTTGTCACCTCTGCCCGCTGCCACCCCTTCCCCAGGCCAGGCTGACAGCTGGACCCGCAAGGCCTGGTGCACTCAGTGCGGAGGCCAGCCTGGTCAGCACGAGGCCCGGGCTCCAACCACCCCCAACGAAACAAAAGCACGCGACGCGCCGTCTCTGGAACCTTCCCAGCGTCCAGGAGGCCGCTGTGTCCAGCCTCGCTCCACAGGTGAGGAGACAGGCTGGTGGTGCGGCTACTCAGCTCTAGACCCGGGCAGGGAGTCCCTGAGCCACCCAAGGTGCAGCTCCTGGGGACAGCTGTGTGGAGGCGAAGCGGGAAAGCGGGTTCTGAGACCAGCAGGGGCTCCCAGAGCCCTGGGTCACTAGGGGCCTGTGTGCACGGGGCCAcaggctgggtgctggggacGGCCCAGGCAGCGAGAGGGCCAGAGGAGGGGCATGTGTGGTCGGGGACTGGAGCCAGGGTGGAGGCCACCTGGGCAGCTGGCGAAGCCCAAAGGAGTCCTAGGGGCAGACCAGGGAGGTGACGTGAGGGGATGCCAAAGGTCAGCTCAACGGCTGGGCCGGGGTGAGCTGTAGGGAAAGGCCAGGGCCAGCCAGACGCAGGCCCCAGGTGGAGGGAGCAGTGAGCGGCCCAGCCCCGGCTCCCAAGGGCACAGAGACAGGCTCAGGGCTGGGctgcccaggccctgcctcctgcctggaCCCCACCTGTCTGCCCTGGCCCCGAGCAGAGGCAGGAAGCGGGGGGGTGGTGGGTAACAGGCCCCTCGCCAGGCGCCGGGAGCTTGCCCCATCCGTCCAGTGAGCATCCCTGTGTGGGCACTTGGCCAGCCTTGCGCCCAGCGGGTTCCTCTGGAAACGTGATCCTGTGCCTGTCGCAGGCCTACTGTGCCCCCGATCCAGCCGTCAAGCCCTgacccccaggaccccagcaagggcTGCTGCTCGGAAGCAGGGTCCTGCCCCGGAGTCAGCAGGACTGGGGCCCAGGGGGGTGGGCCGTCCCAGTGCAGGGCGACCGAGATGGAGGGGAGCTCAGGAGAAGCTTCCCAAAGCCCAGGGCACCGAGGCCGCCAGCCTCCACCAGACCCTGGAGGGGCCTCAGGAGCCAGCCCTGGCCACACCTGGACCCTGACTTCGGCCTCCAGAACCCGGCGGAGGAGTGGCCCTGCCGTCGGAGGCCGTCTGTGGCCCCAGGGAACCGACACGTGGCACCTCAACCTTCAGGTTTGTTGGTTTTAATGAGTTCTGTGTAGCCAGGCCGGTGGGCACAGCACCGGGCAGCGGGGGAACCGGTCGCCAGTCGCCACCTCCACTGCTGCGGCAGAGAAACGGCCACCTGGGTGGGCTGCCGGTGCCCAGCACCCATGGGGGCATCCCAAAGCCCTCTCCTGAGCTCTGGGCTGGCCGGGCAAGGGAGCCCCCGGCCGGGCCCAGGCCTCACGGCTGCCATTTAACGTAAACTAGGTCAACGGAGTGTCCTGACATGGGCGGCTCTGTTCTCCACTCGGTCGCTGGACGGTCCCCCTGGGTGCAGGTGCCCTGGCCAGCACCTGCCTGTCCCCCTGGGTTCCGTGATGAGCTGGGTTCACAGTGGGGGAGGGAACACAGGCCAGGGGGCTGGGCCTTGTCCTCCCGGCTGGCCCCCATCTGGTCCCCAAAAGATGCAGAGGTAGAGCTGGGGAAGAAATCCATTCCCCCAAGGGGAGTGACCGAGAAGAGAGAGGACACGTGTCACCGTCCTACCTGGTGTCCTGCAGCGCAGGGAGTggctgccacacacacacacacacacacacacacacagagtccacCCCGGCAGACACACCCCCACTCAGGACCACACTCCCAAGCACACGTGCGTGACCCTGTCTGCGAGGACACACCTGCCCCCGCACACAGCCAGCAGCCCATCGCTCCCGCGTCGTCACCCCCTGCACACAGGCTCCTTGGTGACCCGGGTACCGTCCCTGCAGTCCAGGCCTCAGCCCCCCAGCCCGCCCCTCACAGCCGCAGCTCTGTGGCCCAGGAGCCCCCCCCGGAGCCGGGGCCTCGCCGACCTGCCACCTGCTGCAGGTGCTCTCCGCCGTGGTGGACAGTGGCCGCCCTGTCCAGGGCCCCGGGGAAAGCCGCTCGGCATCAGCAGGAAGACGGCAGGGCCAGGAGCCACCTCCCGCGGGCCTGGCGGGTGCCTGTGCCCAGCGCTGCCTCAGACGCTGCGCACGCTGGAGACGCTGGACAGGGGCTCCCGCATCCTGAAGCTGAGCGACCGGGAGCCCCGGAAGCTGTCCCTGGGTCTCAGTGAGCTGTCCGTGGTGGACGCTCCAGAGTGGGCCTCGGTGGCCCGGGTCAGGCAGTCCCCAGGGCCCCGCAGGCCCAGCCGGAGGCACCCACAGCACAGGAAGGCCAGCACGGCCCGGCACACCTCCCGGCTGCGGAAGGAGTAGATCAGGGGGTTGATGGCCGAGTTGAGCACGGCCAGCGCCAGGATCCAGTCCATGCCCCGCAGGTACTCCTGGGCCCAGACGGTGGAGCCGAAGGTGTCGGCCAGCAGCAGGCAGAAGAGCGGGCCCCAGCACACCACGAAGGCCACCAGGATCATGAGGACCGTCTTGAGCAGCCGGCGGGACTTGCGTCGGGCCGGGGCGCGCAGGGCCTTCTGCCCGTTGGCCTGCACCACCCGGAAGATGGCCCCGTAGAGGGCCAGGATGGTGGCCAGGATGCAGGCGAAGACCACCACGCAGAAGAGGACGTAGTCCTTGGCGTAGAGGGGCAGCAGGCTGGAGCAGCGCTCGAAGGCACACACGCAGTTCCAGCCCAGCAGGGGCAGCAGCCCCAGCAGCCCGGCCAGCAGCCAGCAGAGGCCGATGAAGCCGTAGACGCGGCCCGTCTTGGTGGCCCCGCTCTCGGCCACCGGCCGCACCATGGTGGCGAAGCGCTCGCCCGCGGTGAAGAGCAGGCTGAAGGTGGAGGCCGCCAGGGCCGCGAAGAGCAGGCCCTCCCGCAGGAACCAGTGCGCGGGCGCCAGGCGGAAGGTGCGGGCGCCGGACAGCAGCACGTTGGCCAGGTAGGCCAGGCCGGTGAGCAGGTCGCTCAGCGTGATGTTGACCAGGCAGTAGTAGACCCAGCGCCGCGAGCGCATGCGGGTGGTGATGGCCGCCAGCACCAGCAGGTTCTCCAGCACCACCAGGCCCCCGGCCGCCGCCGAGAGCCCGCGCAGGGCCCCCAGGCCGTCCTCCGGCCCCCCGCGCCCCGCCAGCCGGCCAGAGTGGTTGTAATGCAGGACGATGAGCCGGCTGTGCCCACCGGCCGCCAGTTGGTGGCAGGCGTCCAGGGGCAGCGGGGCCCCCGTGGCGTTCATGGCCTCCCGGGGCAGACTGAGGCCCGGCAGGGTGGAGCTCGCAGCCTGGCCTCGGTTTCCTGTTGTTTGAAATTTCCTGTTTTGTTCAAGGTACCCCCAGGGTGGGGGCgagcccagggcagggaggggcatCCCAACGGCTGGCTGGCTCTGCCCGGACTCTGGGGAGGCCCTCTGCAGGGACACCCCACTGCCCCGCCTGCCCCCGCTGGTCCTCGAAAGCAGAAGGGGAGGGGGCCACCTGGCACTCGCCACCCctccctgcctgtccccaggAGCACCCACCGGCTCCCCAGCCGCTGCAGCCAGGCCTGCACACAGCAGGGGCTTAATAAGCGCTTGCCACAAGCTGCCCACGGAAGCCCCTCTCCTCAGGGCTCACCTGGCTCACCTGCTGTGTCCATTGAGGGGGCTGGGCCACGGCTGGGGCTCCCAAAGGCAGCCTGGCTCAGGGGAGGGACCTCAGGGACAGCTCACCAGGCCCCTCACCAGCCCCACTGGCCACGGAGGAGGGCCACGGAAGACCCACTGTCCCTCCCACCCTGGGCCATGTAGTCATCAGCCTTCCTGAGAAGGGAGCCCTTGGCCGCGGGCAGGGGTGGCCACACCAGCTCTGCCAGCCAGGAGCCCCACGAGGGGCCAGGTCGTTCACGAAGAGGCCCAGGTGACCTTGAGGGGCCAGGTGCCCACCCAAGAAGCCAAGTGCCCCCGGAAGGCAGAGAGGAGCGAGGAGCTGCCTggcaccccagcccccacttacCGCCAGCGCTGGGCGGGTGGCTGCGGGAAGCTGCGCTGGCCTGGGAGGGGCCAGCTCTTGTCCCTGAGGTGACCGAGCAGAGGTAGCAGGAGGTGAGGGGGAGGAGGTCGGAGGAGACAGCAGAGGCAGAGGCCCAGGCGCCACCCCGCGCGCTGGGCAGCCAGCTCCAGGCCCCCTCAGGACAGTCCCCGAGTCCTGGGGCCAGCTCTGACTGCCCGCCCCGCCCTGGACGGAGCCCATCCTAGGTTGCCCCCAACCCAAGCTGAGCCCTGAGCCCGGCTCCCCGTCCAGAGCCTGGTCCTGGCTGAGCCCAGGCAGCTGAGTGCAGGCCTGGTTCTGATCCTGATGCCAGCCCAGCCCCGGCCTTGAGCGGagtccacccccaccccccacccctcccccacccctcccctcccccgccatCCCTGAGCCACCTGCCGGGGTCCCTGATTCTGTACTGAGCCCTGATCCCAGGGTAGCCAGGCGGGGCCCATGACCTCAAGCGTACCCCAACCCTGCCCCGATCCTGTCGAGGCCTGACCCCAAGCTGAACCCCGGTTCTGGCTGAGCCCCTCCTGTGACAGCCTGGCTCCAGCAGGGCCCAAACCCAGGCGCAGTCCCCAGGGTGTGGCCGTCCCCAGGCAGGACCTTCAGCTGCGGAGCTCCTGCCCCCAGGGAAAGGGCTTCCCCTGTGCTGGGCCTGTGGGATTGGGGGTGACCCCTCCAGATGGGCCCCAAGGACGGACGACACCCGGCCTCCTCCAGGGGCCCTCAGACCTCAAGCTGCCCACCGGGTGCAGCTGGGTGACGCGTGCCTGGCTGGGGAGGCTCCCCCCGCTACCACCGCCATCCGTGGACGAACAAACGTCGGACAGCGACCCCACGTCCCTGCCCGCGAGAGGCCGGGAGCTCGGCTGCTGCCCCGGTGGGTCACCAGAAGAAGCGGGAAGGTCTCCAGGAGCAGAGCCGTGTCCCCGGGTCACTCCCAGGACAGGACGCACTGTCGGAGGACGGAGCCAGCCAGGGCAGGCTGGAGCAGGGCCGCTCAGGGCTGTGCGTGGGCAGGGGCGCTGTGCTTGGGGTGGAGGGAGGACCTAGTGCACTGACCTCGCCGGGGACCAGCGTCTCCCAAGGGATAGCAGGGGGATGGGGCACCGGTGGACCAGGAAGGACCCCGAGGCAGGTGACGGATCCTGGGGTCCCTGTGACTCAGGGTTcaggctggggtggtagctcagtggtcagcACTGGCCCAGCTTGTACGCGACcttgggttccacccccagcaccacaggagGCCAACAGAGACCCCCGAGTCCCACTCCCTTCGCTGAGGGCACCCAGAGCCCTGAGCACCAGCTCTGGCTCCTAAGTGCCTCCTGCCCTGACCCTAAGCGGGACGCAGGGCTCCCGGGACCTGCTCATGCAGGAGCCAGATGGCGA
This genomic interval from Marmota flaviventris isolate mMarFla1 chromosome 1, mMarFla1.hap1, whole genome shotgun sequence contains the following:
- the S1pr4 gene encoding sphingosine 1-phosphate receptor 4 isoform X2; this encodes MDTAGNRGQAASSTLPGLSLPREAMNATGAPLPLDACHQLAAGGHSRLIVLHYNHSGRLAGRGGPEDGLGALRGLSAAAGGLVVLENLLVLAAITTRMRSRRWVYYCLVNITLSDLLTGLAYLANVLLSGARTFRLAPAHWFLREGLLFAALAASTFSLLFTAGERFATMVRPVAESGATKTGRVYGFIGLCWLLAGLLGLLPLLGWNCVCAFERCSSLLPLYAKDYVLFCVVVFACILATILALYGAIFRVVQANGQKALRAPARRKSRRLLKTVLMILVAFVVCWGPLFCLLLADTFGSTVWAQEYLRGMDWILALAVLNSAINPLIYSFRSREVCRAVLAFLCCGCLRLGLRGPGDCLTRATEAHSGASTTDSSLRPRDSFRGSRSLSFRMREPLSSVSSVRSV
- the S1pr4 gene encoding sphingosine 1-phosphate receptor 4 isoform X1 → MDTAGEPGNRGQAASSTLPGLSLPREAMNATGAPLPLDACHQLAAGGHSRLIVLHYNHSGRLAGRGGPEDGLGALRGLSAAAGGLVVLENLLVLAAITTRMRSRRWVYYCLVNITLSDLLTGLAYLANVLLSGARTFRLAPAHWFLREGLLFAALAASTFSLLFTAGERFATMVRPVAESGATKTGRVYGFIGLCWLLAGLLGLLPLLGWNCVCAFERCSSLLPLYAKDYVLFCVVVFACILATILALYGAIFRVVQANGQKALRAPARRKSRRLLKTVLMILVAFVVCWGPLFCLLLADTFGSTVWAQEYLRGMDWILALAVLNSAINPLIYSFRSREVCRAVLAFLCCGCLRLGLRGPGDCLTRATEAHSGASTTDSSLRPRDSFRGSRSLSFRMREPLSSVSSVRSV